A stretch of DNA from Halioglobus japonicus:
GGTAGAGCGTTTTCTTGTCACTCTGGACTCCAGCTTCAACATCGCATGGTACAACCTCATACCCATTGTCTTCGTGCTCGTGCTGGCGATAAAGCGAGTCCCGGCCCTGCTCGCCATCACCGCCGGTACGCTGCTCGCCTGTTTATTCGCGACGCTCTTCCAGCAACCGACATTATCTCGCTTTGTAAATGACAGTGAGCTGGGCCAGACCATGCTGGTCATCAAGGGGCTCTGGCTCGTACTGTTCGACGGCTTCGTCCTCGCTTCAGGGAACGAGGACGTGGACTCACTGCTGTCTCGTGGCGGCATGAGTTCCATGGTAAATATGGTCTGGCTGGTCCTCAGCTCAATGATGATGGCCGGCGTCATGGAAAAGGTCGGCTTCATACAACTTATCATGCGCGGCATGGTGAGCCTGGTGAGATCGACAGGATCGCTAATCGCCACCACGATGACGACATGTATCGGCGTCAATGTGCTGACCGGAGATCAGTACCTCTCGCTTGTACTGCCCGGGCAGATGTGGCAAGAGGAATACCGCAAGCGCAATCTCGATACAGTCAACCTTTCGCGCACACTCGAAGATGCCGGGACGCTTACATCACCGCTTATTCCCTGGAATGCCTGTGGTGTATTCATGGCAGGCACATTGGCCGTCGCCACCCTGAGCTATCTGCCGTACTGCTTCTTCAACCTGATTAACCCTGTCATTGCGCTCGTATACGGCTATGCCAATATCAAGATAAAGCAACTCGATAAACTGACACCAGAACCTGAATCTCCGCCCCGTCAACACATCACTTAAGGCAGGGAGCCTCAGTTCGACTCAGGTAGCACCGCCTGCAGGTACCTGTCGACAAAGTCGATGATCGGAACTTGAACAGACCCAAATCGTGAACTTAACTTGAAGAGATAACCCTTGGAAACGCCAAACATAAACTGAGGCCACACAGATGCTCGGGTACATCTTCGACACACTGCGCTCCAACCCCGAGCTCGCCATTTTTCTGACACTTGGCATCGGTTACGCCATTGGCCGGATTCGCATCGGCAACTTTGAGCTTGGCTCTGTGACAGGTGTATTACTGGCCGGCATTGTGGTGGGTCAGCTGGGCATAACGATCGACCCACTGGTCAAATCCGTCTTCTTTATCATGTTCCTGTTTGCCGTCGGTTACGGCGTGGGACCTCAGTTTGTGCACGGCATTGCTACCGACGGTGCACCCCAGGCCCTGTTCGCTGTCGTCATCACCGTGCTGTGCCTGCTATCGGTTTATATCGCTGCCGTCGTCGCTGGCTATGACGTGGGCTTCGCCGCTGGACTTCTAGCCGGTTCGCAAACCATTTCAGCATCTATAGGCCTGGCCACCGATGCCATCAATAATCTGGATATCAGCTCCGAAGAAAAGCAGACCATGCTCAATCACATCCCGGTGGCTTACGCGGTTGTTTATCTCTGGGGCACGATTGGCACGGGGCTTATTCTGTCAGTGCTCGGGCCCAAGCTGCTGCGCATTGATCTGGCCGAAGAGTGCAAGCGCTATGAGCGAGAAATGTCAGGCGGCCACCCACCCGAGGCCGGACAAACCGCCTGGCACCAGGTAGAGATGCGCGCCTACCAGTTGCACCAGGAGTGGCCAGTGGGTAAGACCATCGCCCACGCCGAGGCCCAGCACGAAGGTGTACGGGTGTTCACCCAGAGAATTCGTCGCGATGGCACTATTCTGGAGTTCGACGAAGACACCGTGTTTCAAGCTGGTGACATCGTTGCCGTCTCTGGCAAGCGCGAGGTTATTGTCGCGCTGGGCAACAACCACCAGGAAGTTGAGGACCGCGAACTGCTCGACGTGCCCACGGAGCGGGTCAACCTCGTGATTACCCACAAAGGCTACGCCGGCAAAACCATCATCGATCTGGCCCGCGAAAAGTTCACCCGCGGTGTCTACCTGAACAAGATCACTCGCGGCGCTACATCGGTGGAGATACCGCTCCTCCCCCTCACAGAAATTCACAGAGGCGACATTCTGACCATCGTCGGCACCCGCAAGGACACCAGTCGAGTGGTTAACGCCATGGGCTATGCCGACCGTCCCAGCTCCGAAACAGATATGGTCTGGGTGGGACTTGCCATCGCCATTGGCGGCCTGATCGGCGCGCTCACCCTGCCCGTAGGAGGTGTACCCGTCACGCTGTCCACCTCTGGCGGCGCGCTGATCGCCGGCATTCTGCTCGGCTGGCTGAGGGGCGTACACCCCACCTTTGGCGCTGTACCATCCGGCGCCCTCTGGATGATGAACTCTGTCGGGCTGAACGTATTTATTGCCGTGGTCGGCATTACCTCTGGCCCGACGTTTATCGCAGGCCTGCAGGAGGTGGGCTTTGGCATTTTCTTCTGGGGCATCTTCGCCACGTCCGTGCCCATGCTCCTGGCGCCACTCATCGGCAAATACATCTTCAAGTTTGATCCCGCGATTAACCTCGGCGCTTGCGGCGGCGCCAGAACCAGCACTGCGTCGGTCGCCATGGTGGGCGACGTGGCCAA
This window harbors:
- the nhaC gene encoding Na+/H+ antiporter NhaC, translating into MIKTKDLSLFDAMIIAATLVVLLGGAIALFGSDALQGATQIALMLTGFVGAVIGMKNGLSWNAIEANIVKATSRTIGTNLIFLSIGSLIGSLMLSGSVPTLLYVGLNILSAEYFYPLCCLICALTSLCIGSSWTTAATVGVGLIGVAYGFSLSPEITAGAVISGAYFGDKMSPLSETTNLAPAVTGSELFSHIRHMTWVSIPSFIISVVLFAIVGLTANVESESQAQVERFLVTLDSSFNIAWYNLIPIVFVLVLAIKRVPALLAITAGTLLACLFATLFQQPTLSRFVNDSELGQTMLVIKGLWLVLFDGFVLASGNEDVDSLLSRGGMSSMVNMVWLVLSSMMMAGVMEKVGFIQLIMRGMVSLVRSTGSLIATTMTTCIGVNVLTGDQYLSLVLPGQMWQEEYRKRNLDTVNLSRTLEDAGTLTSPLIPWNACGVFMAGTLAVATLSYLPYCFFNLINPVIALVYGYANIKIKQLDKLTPEPESPPRQHIT
- the aspT gene encoding aspartate-alanine antiporter, producing MLGYIFDTLRSNPELAIFLTLGIGYAIGRIRIGNFELGSVTGVLLAGIVVGQLGITIDPLVKSVFFIMFLFAVGYGVGPQFVHGIATDGAPQALFAVVITVLCLLSVYIAAVVAGYDVGFAAGLLAGSQTISASIGLATDAINNLDISSEEKQTMLNHIPVAYAVVYLWGTIGTGLILSVLGPKLLRIDLAEECKRYEREMSGGHPPEAGQTAWHQVEMRAYQLHQEWPVGKTIAHAEAQHEGVRVFTQRIRRDGTILEFDEDTVFQAGDIVAVSGKREVIVALGNNHQEVEDRELLDVPTERVNLVITHKGYAGKTIIDLAREKFTRGVYLNKITRGATSVEIPLLPLTEIHRGDILTIVGTRKDTSRVVNAMGYADRPSSETDMVWVGLAIAIGGLIGALTLPVGGVPVTLSTSGGALIAGILLGWLRGVHPTFGAVPSGALWMMNSVGLNVFIAVVGITSGPTFIAGLQEVGFGIFFWGIFATSVPMLLAPLIGKYIFKFDPAINLGACGGARTSTASVAMVGDVAKSNVPMLGYTVPYAVANTTLTLWGLVIVLMLA